The following are encoded together in the Cloacibacillus sp. genome:
- a CDS encoding 2-hydroxymuconate tautomerase, whose product MPIAILNIIEGRDLEKKRALTNAVTEAICKSLDAPVQSVRVIINEMPKENYAIAGELICDREAAKH is encoded by the coding sequence ATGCCTATAGCGATCTTGAATATCATCGAGGGAAGAGATCTGGAAAAGAAAAGGGCCCTTACCAATGCGGTCACCGAGGCGATCTGCAAATCGCTTGACGCGCCGGTGCAGTCCGTGCGGGTCATAATCAACGAAATGCCGAAGGAAAACTACGCGATAGCCGGAGAGCTGATCTGCGACAGGGAGGCGGCGAAACATTAA
- the ilvD gene encoding dihydroxy-acid dehydratase, whose protein sequence is MNNSTDEIIKAKGLPSDAVVCGVDRGGHRALLYSLGIEKEEMSRPFIAVVNSWNEIVPGCAPLREIASFVKRGISEAGGLPFEFCTIGVCDGLAQGHRGMSYSLPSREVIADSIEIMLKAHCFDGAVFLGSCDKIIPGMLMAALRVNIPSIFVQSGPMQNGCYKGQKLSMPSLREYTGKYFEAEISKAELEKIEKCTMPTQGSCAMLGTANSMSCVVETLGLGLPMTATTPPFTSQKRQEAVTAGRRIVSLTREGMRPRDYVNKNSIENALKVGFAIGSSTNLVLHMSEIAREAGVGISLAEMDEISAATPYISKVHPSGTVPFNDLNVAGGVPAILQSLGDLLHGEERTVSGKSIREIAEAADWEDKNIIRPRENPFHSSGSLKVLWGSLAPDGAVVKQSGVAENMRVHRGPAVVFENMEEAVEAVEHGTIEKGSVVVIRNEGPIGGPGMREMQLVTTLMVGTGLSDTTALVTDGRFSGATRGPCIGHISPEAALGGPIAYVRNGDIISIDLNKGTLEIEVDGDELRQRASVSARRSRPAADGVLGSFVEHYLRKSEEKERCL, encoded by the coding sequence ATGAACAATTCAACGGATGAAATTATAAAGGCCAAAGGACTGCCCAGCGACGCGGTGGTGTGCGGCGTCGACCGCGGCGGTCACCGGGCGCTGCTGTACTCACTCGGTATAGAAAAAGAAGAGATGTCGCGTCCCTTCATCGCCGTGGTAAACAGCTGGAATGAGATCGTTCCCGGATGCGCTCCCTTGAGGGAGATAGCCTCCTTTGTGAAGAGGGGAATATCAGAGGCCGGAGGGCTTCCATTTGAGTTCTGTACTATCGGCGTCTGCGACGGACTTGCACAGGGCCACCGGGGGATGTCCTATTCTCTTCCCAGCCGGGAGGTGATCGCGGACTCGATAGAGATAATGCTGAAGGCGCACTGTTTCGACGGGGCGGTCTTCCTCGGCAGCTGCGATAAGATAATCCCCGGCATGCTGATGGCGGCGCTTCGCGTTAACATCCCTTCGATTTTTGTGCAGAGCGGTCCGATGCAGAACGGCTGCTATAAGGGACAGAAACTCTCCATGCCCTCGCTGCGCGAGTATACGGGAAAATACTTTGAGGCGGAGATATCCAAAGCGGAGCTGGAAAAGATAGAAAAATGCACGATGCCCACGCAGGGCAGCTGCGCGATGCTGGGAACGGCGAATTCAATGAGCTGCGTCGTCGAAACGCTGGGCTTGGGACTGCCCATGACGGCGACGACCCCACCCTTTACCTCGCAGAAGAGGCAGGAGGCGGTGACGGCTGGCAGAAGAATCGTCAGCTTGACGCGTGAAGGAATGAGGCCGAGGGACTATGTCAATAAAAATTCCATAGAAAACGCCCTGAAAGTCGGCTTCGCTATCGGCTCTTCGACAAACCTCGTACTGCATATGAGCGAGATAGCGAGAGAGGCCGGCGTTGGCATCTCCCTGGCGGAGATGGACGAGATCAGCGCCGCCACCCCATATATATCAAAGGTGCATCCCTCCGGCACGGTCCCCTTCAACGACCTTAACGTGGCCGGGGGCGTGCCCGCGATCCTGCAGTCTCTGGGAGACCTGCTGCATGGCGAAGAGCGCACCGTGAGCGGAAAAAGCATAAGGGAGATCGCAGAGGCCGCCGACTGGGAGGATAAGAATATCATTCGTCCCCGGGAAAATCCCTTTCACAGCAGCGGCTCGCTAAAGGTCCTCTGGGGCAGTCTTGCTCCCGACGGCGCGGTGGTGAAGCAGTCCGGCGTGGCGGAAAATATGCGCGTACATCGTGGGCCGGCCGTCGTCTTTGAAAACATGGAGGAGGCGGTGGAGGCCGTCGAACATGGCACTATAGAGAAGGGCTCCGTCGTAGTGATCCGCAATGAAGGGCCCATCGGCGGTCCCGGCATGAGAGAGATGCAGCTGGTGACGACGCTCATGGTTGGCACGGGCCTCTCCGACACGACGGCCCTGGTCACGGACGGGCGTTTCTCCGGGGCGACGAGGGGCCCATGCATCGGACACATATCTCCGGAAGCGGCTCTCGGCGGCCCTATCGCCTATGTCCGCAATGGAGATATAATATCAATTGATTTGAACAAAGGGACGCTGGAAATAGAGGTTGATGGGGACGAACTGCGGCAGAGGGCCTCTGTGTCCGCACGCAGAAGCCGCCCCGCCGCCGACGGCGTATTGGGAAGTTTCGTTGAACATTATCTGAGAAAAAGTGAGGAGAAAGAAAGATGCCTATAG
- a CDS encoding tripartite tricarboxylate transporter substrate binding protein, with product MFKKFAALCLVVMSIFVFAGLPARAADKYPSKPIKMVVGYAPGGGVDTTARIFAKYAEEFLGQPVIIANVAGGGGSIGAREVLKARPDGYTLLWMHEAILSGYITGVAKFSWEEFTPLGKAVATCDAIVVKADSPWKTIDEFMAYLKDNPGKVKMPVEIGSMSQLELAAIDNAAGGKRIVAVSGGGGATRIPKLLGGFLDAASLNAPSIPQYVKDGSLRPLAVCTPERSPFFPELPTLMERGYDVNKPFNMYVFGPKGLPKDVVERVNGALKKFSEDERVKKDLTAILAAPSFMTPDEQAKYLTDLTVYLQGVAKKAGINQK from the coding sequence ATGTTTAAGAAGTTTGCAGCGTTGTGTTTAGTGGTCATGTCTATCTTTGTCTTTGCCGGCCTGCCGGCCCGCGCGGCGGACAAATATCCCTCGAAGCCGATTAAGATGGTCGTCGGATACGCGCCCGGAGGCGGGGTCGATACGACGGCCAGAATATTTGCCAAGTATGCGGAGGAGTTTCTCGGTCAGCCCGTCATCATCGCCAATGTCGCCGGCGGCGGCGGGAGCATCGGCGCGAGAGAGGTGCTCAAGGCTAGGCCCGACGGCTATACGCTTCTGTGGATGCACGAGGCGATCCTCTCCGGTTACATAACCGGTGTCGCTAAGTTCAGCTGGGAGGAGTTCACCCCGCTTGGAAAGGCGGTCGCGACCTGTGACGCCATCGTGGTGAAGGCGGACTCGCCGTGGAAGACGATCGACGAATTTATGGCCTATCTTAAAGACAATCCCGGCAAAGTGAAGATGCCTGTGGAGATAGGCTCCATGAGCCAGCTTGAACTCGCGGCTATCGACAATGCCGCCGGCGGGAAAAGAATCGTCGCCGTCAGCGGCGGAGGCGGAGCGACGCGCATACCGAAGCTGCTCGGCGGTTTTCTTGACGCGGCATCGCTGAACGCCCCCTCGATCCCTCAGTATGTCAAAGACGGCTCTCTGCGCCCGCTGGCCGTATGCACTCCCGAGCGCAGCCCCTTCTTCCCCGAACTTCCCACTCTGATGGAGAGGGGATACGATGTGAACAAACCATTTAATATGTATGTCTTCGGCCCCAAGGGGCTGCCCAAAGATGTTGTAGAAAGGGTAAACGGAGCGCTGAAAAAGTTCAGCGAAGATGAGAGAGTCAAAAAAGACCTCACCGCGATCCTCGCCGCGCCGAGCTTTATGACCCCGGACGAGCAGGCGAAGTATCTGACGGATCTGACGGTCTATCTGCAGGGCGTCGCGAAAAAGGCCGGAATAAACCAGAAGTAA